One genomic window of Malaciobacter molluscorum LMG 25693 includes the following:
- a CDS encoding efflux RND transporter permease subunit has translation MIKNFYSKFLFQNPKKVILLVFILISFLGYYATKLEIDASSETLLLENDKDLAFAREVSKNYETQDMLIVTFTPKKDLLSEESLNTIKNISDDLLKLKETDSITSVLNVPLLQSPVRPISELVDNVKTIQNSKNIDKKLVKKEFLNSPLYKNSLVSNDFKTTAIVINLKRENRFFSLVEKRNALLKKKNDGTASKEELLKYKKVSQEFKQYRDNQREENSKYIQNVRDVIKKYQNEETLFLGGVNMIATDIISFVKNDLVIYGTTLILLLIAILWIIFREIKWVLLSVLICALSVIATSGMLGFFNWEVTVISSNFISLQLIITISIVLHLIVRYRELSSKYTNSSQSKLVLNTMLSKFSPSFFAIITTIAGFGSLLLSNIQPVINLGWMMSAGIAISLIISFLVFPAILILLRKSKPNKSFENNLHFIEVAINIVKNKGNLILIGSIVLIIFSLTGASKLLVENSFISYFKENTEIYKSMKIIDQKLGGTTPLDVIINFDIKDKNNKEKKEETNNPDDMLSSFEDEFNTSSNDAQYWFTNYKMNIISKVHNYLESIKYIGKVQSLATMLEVGKILNDGKDLDSFKLALLYKKLPQEYKSIILDPYIDIDKNQARITMRIVDSNKDLRRDELLKQIKKDLTKIVGDDNVEIRLSNLMVLYNNMLQSLFDSQVKTLGFVILSLFIMFLLLFRSLILATIAILANIVPISIVFGIMGWTGIPLDIMTITIAAISIGIGVDDTIHYIHRFKEEFKKDHNYENAMMRSHRTIGFAMVYTSVAVMVGFSILVLSNLIPTIYFGLLTVIVMATILLSAILLLPRLLILFKPFSKV, from the coding sequence ATGATAAAGAACTTTTATTCAAAATTTCTATTTCAAAATCCTAAAAAAGTTATCTTATTAGTTTTTATACTAATCTCTTTTTTAGGGTATTATGCAACAAAACTAGAAATAGATGCATCATCTGAAACATTACTATTAGAAAATGACAAAGATTTAGCCTTTGCAAGAGAAGTTTCTAAAAATTATGAAACTCAAGATATGCTAATTGTAACTTTTACTCCTAAAAAAGATCTGCTTTCAGAAGAGAGTTTAAACACAATAAAAAATATTAGTGATGATTTACTTAAACTAAAAGAAACAGACAGTATAACTTCTGTTTTAAATGTTCCATTACTTCAATCACCAGTAAGACCTATTTCTGAACTTGTAGATAATGTAAAAACTATTCAAAATAGCAAAAATATAGATAAAAAGTTAGTAAAAAAAGAGTTTCTAAATTCTCCTTTATATAAAAATAGTTTAGTAAGTAATGATTTTAAAACTACAGCAATTGTAATTAATCTAAAAAGAGAAAATCGTTTTTTTTCACTAGTTGAAAAAAGAAATGCACTATTAAAGAAAAAAAATGATGGAACTGCTTCAAAAGAAGAATTATTAAAATATAAAAAAGTTAGTCAAGAATTCAAGCAGTATAGAGATAATCAAAGAGAAGAGAATAGTAAATATATTCAAAATGTAAGAGATGTAATTAAAAAATATCAAAATGAAGAAACTCTATTTTTAGGTGGAGTTAATATGATTGCTACAGATATTATTTCTTTTGTTAAAAATGACTTAGTAATATATGGGACAACACTTATACTTCTTTTAATTGCAATTTTATGGATTATTTTTAGAGAAATAAAATGGGTTTTATTATCTGTATTAATTTGTGCTCTTTCTGTTATAGCTACAAGTGGAATGCTTGGATTTTTTAATTGGGAAGTTACAGTTATATCTTCAAACTTTATTTCACTCCAGTTAATAATTACCATATCTATAGTTTTACACTTAATAGTTAGATATAGAGAATTAAGCTCAAAATATACAAATTCTTCTCAAAGTAAATTAGTATTAAATACTATGTTATCGAAGTTTAGTCCATCTTTCTTTGCAATTATTACTACAATAGCAGGATTTGGTTCACTCTTATTATCAAATATTCAACCTGTAATAAATCTTGGTTGGATGATGAGTGCAGGTATTGCTATTTCATTAATTATTTCATTTTTAGTATTTCCTGCAATTTTAATTTTATTAAGAAAATCAAAACCAAATAAAAGTTTTGAGAATAATTTACATTTTATAGAAGTTGCAATAAATATTGTAAAAAACAAAGGTAATTTAATCTTAATTGGAAGTATTGTATTAATTATTTTTTCACTTACAGGAGCTTCTAAACTTTTAGTAGAAAATAGTTTTATCTCATACTTTAAAGAAAATACTGAAATATATAAAAGTATGAAAATAATAGATCAAAAATTAGGAGGAACAACTCCTTTAGATGTTATTATCAATTTTGATATAAAAGATAAAAATAATAAAGAGAAAAAAGAGGAGACTAACAATCCTGATGATATGCTATCCTCTTTTGAAGATGAATTTAATACAAGTAGCAATGATGCCCAATATTGGTTTACTAATTATAAAATGAATATTATTTCTAAAGTTCATAACTATTTAGAAAGTATCAAATATATTGGAAAAGTTCAATCTTTAGCAACAATGTTAGAAGTAGGAAAAATACTAAATGATGGAAAAGATTTAGATTCATTTAAATTAGCATTACTTTATAAAAAACTTCCTCAAGAATATAAATCAATAATCCTTGATCCTTATATTGATATTGATAAAAATCAAGCAAGAATTACAATGAGAATTGTTGATTCAAATAAAGATTTAAGAAGAGATGAATTATTAAAACAAATAAAAAAAGATTTAACAAAAATTGTTGGAGATGATAATGTTGAAATTAGATTATCAAATCTAATGGTTTTATATAATAACATGCTTCAATCATTATTTGATTCGCAAGTAAAAACATTAGGATTTGTTATTTTATCTCTATTTATAATGTTTTTACTTCTTTTTAGATCATTAATTTTAGCAACAATCGCTATACTTGCAAATATTGTGCCAATTTCAATAGTTTTTGGAATAATGGGTTGGACAGGAATTCCTTTAGATATTATGACTATTACAATTGCTGCTATTTCAATTGGTATTGGGGTTGATGATACTATTCACTATATTCATAGATTTAAAGAAGAGTTCAAAAAAGATCATAATTATGAAAATGCAATGATGAGATCTCATAGAACAATAGGTTTTGCTATGGTTTATACATCAGTGGCTGTTATGGTCGGTTTTTCAATATTAGTGCTTTCTAATTTAATTCCAACTATTTATTTTGGATTATTAACAGTAATTGTAATGGCTACAATTTTGCTATCTGCTATATTATTATTACCAAGACTACTTATATTATTTAAACCATTTTCAAAAGTTTAA
- a CDS encoding MlaC/ttg2D family ABC transporter substrate-binding protein yields the protein MFKKLFLIACLMSSLFAFEKENIQKQMSENIHQVLNILKNTNISKTEKNDKIIKIIDKSFDYNIMSMLVLGRTWKTISSEQRENFSNIFIKRLKESYIDKLELYNDQKIKINDLKENKSRLVLNTILIGKKENYPIDYKFYENRKNNQWYVYDVNILGVSIIQTYRKQFDEYLKEKTIDDLIKYLKEKNLKA from the coding sequence ATGTTTAAAAAACTATTTTTAATAGCATGTTTAATGAGTTCATTATTTGCATTTGAAAAAGAAAATATTCAAAAGCAAATGAGTGAAAATATTCATCAAGTGCTTAATATTTTAAAAAATACAAATATTTCAAAAACTGAAAAAAATGATAAAATTATTAAAATAATTGACAAGTCTTTCGATTATAATATTATGTCTATGCTTGTATTAGGAAGAACTTGGAAAACAATATCAAGTGAACAAAGAGAGAATTTTTCTAATATATTTATAAAAAGATTAAAAGAGTCATATATTGATAAATTAGAATTATATAATGATCAAAAAATCAAAATTAATGATCTAAAAGAGAATAAATCTAGATTAGTTTTAAATACTATTTTAATTGGTAAAAAAGAGAACTATCCAATTGACTATAAATTTTATGAAAATAGAAAAAATAATCAATGGTATGTATATGATGTTAATATTTTAGGAGTAAGTATAATTCAAACATATAGAAAACAATTTGATGAATACTTAAAAGAAAAAACAATTGATGATTTAATTAAATACCTAAAAGAAAAAAATCTTAAAGCATGA
- a CDS encoding MlaA family lipoprotein, which translates to MRKITVLFLILSFFYACNAQNIEKSNKDGVAINQFDDISSEFQDSYENNFDPLSGYNRIMTTFNDKFYVYVSRPVVKTYKEVVHPTARKGVSNFFTNLGFPIRFINNLLQFKFKNSWDELQLFVLNTTFGVGGLINVAEENNFELRYHDEDFGQTLGHWGVGGGFHIVLPILGPSNLRDTFSLFVDEYASPLKPEDKSFYITDSTDKSIGLKTFDKVNSTSYTYPVYDKMRKDAIDLYPYLKDYYNKRREQQIKE; encoded by the coding sequence TTGAGGAAAATTACAGTTTTATTTTTAATTTTATCATTTTTTTATGCATGTAATGCACAAAATATTGAAAAAAGTAATAAAGATGGTGTTGCTATTAATCAATTTGATGATATATCAAGTGAATTTCAAGATAGCTATGAAAATAACTTTGATCCTTTAAGTGGATATAATCGTATTATGACCACTTTTAATGATAAATTCTATGTATATGTGTCTAGACCGGTTGTAAAAACTTATAAAGAAGTAGTTCACCCAACTGCAAGAAAAGGTGTTTCAAATTTTTTTACAAATTTGGGTTTTCCTATTAGATTTATAAACAATTTATTACAATTTAAATTCAAAAATTCTTGGGATGAATTACAACTATTTGTTCTAAATACTACTTTTGGAGTTGGTGGATTAATAAATGTTGCTGAAGAAAATAATTTTGAATTAAGATACCATGATGAAGATTTTGGTCAAACATTAGGACATTGGGGAGTTGGTGGAGGTTTCCACATAGTTTTACCAATATTAGGACCATCAAACTTAAGAGATACATTTTCACTATTTGTAGATGAATATGCTAGTCCATTAAAACCTGAAGATAAATCATTTTACATAACTGATTCAACTGATAAATCTATTGGATTAAAAACATTTGATAAAGTAAATTCAACTTCTTATACTTATCCAGTGTATGACAAGATGAGAAAAGATGCAATTGATTTATACCCATATTTAAAAGATTATTATAATAAAAGAAGAGAACAACAAATAAAGGAATAA
- the pgp3 gene encoding peptidoglycan metallopeptidase Pgp3, translated as MLKKIIIFFVLIINTLLAADKVNLYFNKNSIKNAQTTVLYLNGKDIKEPKLTITDKKININFNKLPLKNNSYYALIPTSYYDINKKIKIIVSYIKEKNKDFKSIYLNVKEGDYKSEVINVKSSKVKLNNKAKERTQKEYKEAMNIYNTFSTKKLWNKKFILPLHTPITSDFGTKRVYNNSLKGYHSGTDFKANIGTKIVAANDGVVVLAKNRFYAGNSIIIDHGQGVYTCYYHLNKFLVKPNQKVKRGQIIALSGKTGRVTGPHLHFSARVNSVQVDPLQLIKTLNKL; from the coding sequence ATGTTAAAAAAAATAATTATTTTTTTTGTTTTAATTATAAATACTTTATTAGCAGCTGACAAAGTAAATTTATATTTTAATAAAAACAGTATAAAAAACGCACAAACTACTGTTTTATATCTAAATGGAAAAGATATAAAAGAACCAAAACTTACAATTACAGACAAAAAAATAAATATAAATTTTAATAAATTACCTTTAAAAAATAATAGTTATTATGCATTAATTCCAACTTCTTATTATGATATAAATAAAAAAATAAAAATTATTGTTTCTTATATAAAAGAAAAAAATAAAGATTTTAAATCAATTTATTTAAATGTAAAAGAAGGTGATTATAAAAGTGAAGTAATTAATGTAAAAAGTTCAAAAGTTAAATTAAATAACAAAGCAAAAGAAAGAACACAAAAAGAGTATAAAGAAGCTATGAATATATACAATACTTTTAGCACTAAAAAATTATGGAATAAAAAATTTATACTTCCATTACATACACCAATTACAAGTGATTTTGGTACAAAAAGAGTATATAATAATAGCCTAAAAGGTTATCATAGTGGTACTGATTTTAAAGCAAATATAGGAACAAAAATTGTTGCTGCAAATGATGGAGTGGTAGTACTTGCAAAAAATAGATTTTATGCTGGTAATTCAATAATTATAGACCATGGACAAGGAGTTTATACTTGTTATTATCACTTAAATAAATTTCTTGTAAAACCTAATCAAAAAGTAAAACGAGGCCAAATAATTGCTCTTAGTGGAAAAACGGGAAGAGTAACTGGACCACATTTACATTTTAGTGCAAGAGTAAATTCTGTACAAGTTGATCCATTGCAACTAATAAAAACTTTAAATAAATTATAA
- a CDS encoding YebC/PmpR family DNA-binding transcriptional regulator, giving the protein MGRAFEYRKAAKMKRWGNMSRVFPKLAKAIEIAAKSGGGDPDMNPALRTAILNAKAQNLPKTNIEAAIKRATGKDAKNYTDVNFEGKGPYGVLIFVECATDNNTRTVANVKMYFNKNGGQVVPTGSLEFMFDRKAIFEFDKTEEMDLEELELELIDSGLEELEEEDGLCIAIADFTDFGNMNTKFEELGIELKKAELKRISNNPQEYTQEQQEEIGKLLEKLEDDDDVQAVFTNIA; this is encoded by the coding sequence ATGGGTAGAGCCTTTGAATATAGAAAAGCGGCTAAAATGAAAAGATGGGGAAATATGTCTAGAGTTTTCCCAAAATTAGCAAAAGCAATTGAAATAGCAGCAAAATCAGGTGGTGGTGATCCTGATATGAATCCTGCATTAAGAACAGCTATACTAAATGCAAAAGCACAAAACTTACCAAAAACAAATATTGAAGCAGCTATTAAAAGAGCTACAGGTAAAGATGCAAAAAACTATACTGATGTTAATTTTGAGGGTAAAGGTCCTTATGGTGTTTTAATCTTTGTTGAATGTGCAACAGATAATAATACAAGAACAGTAGCTAATGTAAAAATGTATTTTAATAAAAATGGTGGACAAGTTGTTCCTACTGGTTCTTTAGAGTTCATGTTTGATAGAAAAGCAATATTTGAATTTGATAAAACAGAAGAAATGGATTTAGAAGAGTTAGAATTAGAACTTATTGATTCAGGATTAGAAGAGTTAGAAGAGGAAGATGGACTTTGTATTGCAATTGCAGATTTTACTGATTTTGGTAATATGAATACTAAGTTTGAAGAACTTGGAATTGAACTTAAAAAAGCTGAATTAAAAAGAATCTCAAATAATCCTCAAGAATATACACAAGAGCAACAAGAAGAGATTGGAAAGTTATTAGAAAAGCTTGAAGATGATGATGATGTTCAGGCTGTATTTACAAATATAGCTTAA
- a CDS encoding M48 family metallopeptidase: protein MNNMLKSFFIFLVLIFFFTGCTNKVPYTNRSQMILISQEQELALGEQSYEKTLKDSKVIKNTKDALKVRKVGKAIAKVVNKNYKWEFNLVENKQKNAFCLPGGKVVVYTGILKVAKNDNQLATVISHEIAHALARHGAERISTNLVAQGVFTAGNIIVGTQIPQYNRAFNIAFGLGSQYGVLLPYGRMQESEADEIGIHLMYEAGYNIHEALKFWENMSQGKKEGYEFFSTHPNSKTRIENIKKVIQQIENKKVKNFNNLIKNKNLGERLH from the coding sequence ATGAATAATATGTTAAAAAGTTTTTTTATATTTTTGGTTTTAATTTTCTTTTTTACTGGATGCACAAATAAAGTACCTTACACAAATAGAAGTCAAATGATTTTAATTTCACAAGAACAAGAATTAGCATTAGGCGAACAATCATATGAAAAAACATTAAAAGACTCGAAAGTTATAAAAAATACTAAAGACGCATTAAAAGTAAGAAAAGTGGGAAAAGCAATAGCAAAAGTAGTAAATAAAAATTACAAATGGGAATTTAATCTTGTAGAAAATAAACAAAAAAATGCATTTTGTTTACCAGGTGGTAAAGTTGTAGTTTACACTGGAATTTTAAAAGTTGCAAAAAATGATAATCAATTAGCAACAGTAATTTCACATGAAATAGCCCATGCTCTTGCAAGACATGGAGCCGAAAGAATAAGTACAAATCTAGTAGCACAAGGAGTATTTACAGCTGGAAATATCATTGTAGGTACACAAATCCCACAATATAATAGAGCATTTAATATAGCTTTTGGTTTAGGTAGTCAATACGGTGTACTTTTACCTTATGGAAGAATGCAAGAGAGTGAAGCAGACGAGATAGGAATACATTTAATGTATGAAGCTGGATATAATATACATGAAGCACTAAAATTTTGGGAGAATATGAGTCAAGGTAAAAAAGAAGGATATGAATTCTTTTCAACTCATCCAAATTCAAAAACAAGAATTGAAAATATAAAAAAAGTCATACAACAAATAGAAAATAAAAAAGTAAAAAATTTCAATAATTTAATAAAAAATAAGAATTTAGGAGAAAGATTACATTAA
- a CDS encoding YiiD C-terminal domain-containing protein produces the protein MDLKELEKKLYKEIPLTKFMEIKLDKIEKNSLISSAAFKKNKNDKNTGFAGSLSTLVTISGWCACYLNTIKLGYEKSMIAIIKSDTAYKAAVTKDFYCETTLPTQEEINLFKKKLESKKSSSLRMKSQIIENGKICVKFEGIYIIKV, from the coding sequence TTGGATTTAAAAGAGTTAGAAAAAAAATTATATAAAGAAATTCCTCTTACAAAATTTATGGAAATAAAACTTGATAAAATAGAAAAAAACAGCTTAATATCTTCTGCTGCTTTTAAAAAAAACAAAAATGACAAAAACACAGGTTTTGCAGGAAGTTTAAGTACATTAGTTACTATTTCAGGTTGGTGTGCATGTTATTTAAATACAATAAAATTAGGATATGAAAAAAGTATGATTGCTATTATCAAAAGTGACACTGCATATAAAGCTGCGGTTACAAAAGATTTTTATTGTGAAACAACTTTGCCAACACAAGAAGAAATTAATTTATTTAAAAAGAAGCTAGAAAGTAAAAAAAGTTCATCATTAAGAATGAAATCACAAATAATTGAAAATGGAAAAATTTGTGTTAAATTTGAAGGTATTTATATAATAAAGGTCTAA